The following are from one region of the Nocardia terpenica genome:
- a CDS encoding protein-tyrosine phosphatase family protein: MTADEQLWPEDTPGILRLPSGRRVRGRGLRHPLPDGPRPALGVYLLGKTPPPVDWESQWLRWPDFRLPSSDIRLRVTLAEALHRSAFERVEFACGGGRGRTGTALACLAVLDGVPAAEAVSYVRAHYHPHAVETPWQRRYVRRFR, from the coding sequence GTGACCGCCGACGAGCAACTCTGGCCGGAGGACACTCCCGGCATCCTGCGGCTGCCCTCCGGCCGCCGCGTCCGCGGCCGCGGCCTGCGCCACCCGCTGCCCGACGGCCCCCGTCCCGCCCTCGGCGTCTATCTGCTCGGCAAGACGCCGCCGCCGGTCGACTGGGAGTCGCAGTGGCTGCGCTGGCCCGATTTCCGCCTGCCCAGCAGCGATATTCGGCTGCGGGTCACCCTGGCCGAGGCGCTGCACCGCAGCGCCTTCGAACGCGTCGAGTTCGCGTGCGGCGGCGGCCGCGGACGGACCGGGACCGCCCTGGCCTGCCTGGCGGTCCTGGACGGCGTCCCGGCCGCCGAGGCGGTGTCCTACGTCCGCGCCCACTACCACCCGCACGCCGTCGAAACCCCTTGGCAGCGGCGCTATGTCCGCCGCTTCCGGTGA
- a CDS encoding FAD-dependent oxidoreductase → MICSDLRRYPRVIVIGAGLGGLCLAQGLRRSGIDVAVYERDVSAAVRSQGHRLHIDGRGRWALAETLPPRLFSLLSSIVGRPTPTVNGFDQTLRPTGVFAVDDPVSDHDMPAHTVVDRRVLRRILLTGLDEVVHFGHRCIGYECRGDTVMARFADGGTATGSVLVAADGVGSVIRARRLPHARVVDSGIRLIYGRVPLTSELRGALPEVMFSVFNSIVGPGHRFVGIAPVQYLEPPHVAASRLAPEVALEPAEDGLAVMFGRRLDRLGLSDRELRAASGRQLRDLVLDQLHGWNPLVTRVVRDWTPSTVHPITVRSSVPIPPWPTSNVTLLGDAIHAMSPAAGAGANTALHDAAALAAALTDAADGRPLPDALGAYERSMTEAGFRMVRLSAANGTRTLAADPLPE, encoded by the coding sequence TTGATCTGTTCGGATCTGCGTCGGTATCCGCGCGTCATCGTGATCGGTGCCGGGCTCGGCGGGCTGTGCCTGGCACAGGGTTTGCGGCGATCCGGGATCGATGTGGCCGTCTATGAGCGAGATGTCAGTGCGGCCGTGCGCTCGCAAGGGCATCGGCTGCACATCGATGGGCGTGGTCGGTGGGCACTGGCCGAAACTCTTCCACCGCGGCTGTTTTCGCTGCTCTCGTCGATCGTGGGGCGGCCGACGCCGACCGTGAACGGTTTCGACCAGACGCTGCGGCCCACGGGCGTGTTCGCCGTCGACGACCCGGTGTCGGACCATGACATGCCAGCGCACACGGTGGTCGATCGTCGGGTGTTGCGGCGGATTCTGCTGACCGGACTCGATGAGGTGGTCCATTTCGGTCACAGATGCATCGGGTACGAGTGTCGGGGAGACACGGTGATGGCGCGATTCGCCGACGGCGGTACCGCCACGGGTTCGGTGTTGGTGGCCGCGGATGGTGTCGGATCGGTGATTCGGGCTCGGCGGCTGCCGCACGCGCGAGTCGTGGATTCCGGGATACGCCTGATCTACGGGCGGGTGCCGTTGACCTCCGAATTGCGTGGGGCGCTACCGGAAGTCATGTTCAGTGTCTTCAATTCCATTGTCGGACCGGGGCATCGGTTCGTCGGCATCGCGCCGGTGCAGTACCTCGAACCACCGCATGTCGCCGCGTCTCGGCTGGCGCCCGAGGTCGCGCTCGAACCGGCCGAGGACGGGCTCGCCGTGATGTTCGGCCGCCGCCTCGATCGCCTCGGGCTCTCCGATCGAGAGCTCCGCGCCGCCTCCGGTCGGCAGCTGCGCGACCTGGTGCTCGACCAACTCCACGGGTGGAATCCCTTGGTGACCCGCGTCGTTCGGGATTGGACGCCGTCGACCGTCCATCCGATCACCGTCCGCAGCAGCGTGCCGATCCCACCCTGGCCGACCTCGAACGTGACATTGCTCGGCGACGCGATTCATGCCATGAGCCCGGCCGCCGGGGCGGGCGCGAACACCGCCCTGCACGATGCCGCCGCCCTCGCCGCCGCACTGACCGACGCCGCCGACGGCCGCCCGCTCCCGGACGCGCTCGGTGCCTACGAGCGGTCCATGACCGAAGCAGGCTTCCGCATGGTTCGTCTCTCGGCAGCCAATGGCACACGAACTCTCGCGGCGGATCCGCTGCCCGAATAG
- a CDS encoding class I SAM-dependent methyltransferase, with product MDWESWQRSWDRQQELYMPDREERFRVMLEVVQAVAGKAPRVLDLACGTGTISQRLFARLPEANSVAVDMDPTLLRMAKGTFEGDSRIVFVTADLSEPRWMDQLSAEPFDAVLTATALHWMQPEPLSRLYADLAGLVRPGGVFINADHMPDPETPMLNAVDEIIQNANQERARALGALDWDEWWALVAADPALTDEFAASRTIFDAHIKGIQHPPTWHVTHLRRAGFLEAGVVWRSITDAMVVAIR from the coding sequence GTGGACTGGGAGTCGTGGCAGCGGAGTTGGGATCGGCAGCAGGAGCTGTACATGCCCGATCGCGAGGAACGGTTCCGGGTAATGCTCGAGGTCGTCCAGGCGGTGGCCGGGAAGGCCCCCCGGGTGCTGGATCTGGCCTGCGGCACCGGCACCATCAGCCAGCGCCTGTTCGCGCGCCTGCCCGAGGCGAATTCCGTTGCGGTGGACATGGATCCGACGCTGCTGCGGATGGCGAAGGGCACCTTCGAGGGCGACTCCCGGATCGTATTCGTCACCGCCGACCTGTCCGAACCGCGCTGGATGGACCAGCTCTCCGCCGAGCCCTTCGACGCGGTGCTGACCGCCACCGCCCTGCACTGGATGCAGCCCGAACCCCTGTCCCGCCTGTACGCGGACCTGGCCGGACTGGTGCGTCCCGGCGGGGTGTTCATCAACGCCGACCACATGCCCGACCCCGAAACCCCCATGCTCAATGCCGTCGACGAGATCATCCAGAACGCCAATCAGGAACGCGCCCGTGCCCTCGGCGCCCTCGACTGGGACGAATGGTGGGCCCTGGTCGCCGCCGACCCCGCCCTGACCGACGAATTCGCCGCCAGCCGCACCATTTTCGACGCCCACATCAAGGGCATCCAACATCCCCCCACCTGGCACGTCACCCACCTCCGCCGCGCCGGATTCCTGGAAGCAGGCGTAGTCTGGCGCTCGATCACCGACGCCATGGTGGTCGCAATCCGCTGA